In Mus pahari chromosome 20, PAHARI_EIJ_v1.1, whole genome shotgun sequence, the genomic stretch NNNNNNNNNNNNNNNNNNNNNNNNNNNNNNNNNNNNNNNNNNNNNNNNNNNNNNNNNNNNNNNNNNNNNNNNNNNNNNNNNNNNNNNNNNNNNNNNNNNNNNNNNNNNNNNNNNNNNNNNNNNNNNNNNNNNNNNNNNNNNNNNNNNNNNNNNNNNNNNNNNNNNNNNNNNNNNNNNNNNNNNNNNNNNNNNNNNNNNNNNNNNNNNNNNNNNNNNNNNNNNNNNNNNNNNNNNNNNNNNNNNNNNNNNNNNNNNNNNNNNNNNNNNNNNNNNNNNNNNNNNNNNNNNNNNNNNNNNNNNNNNNNNNNNNNNNNNNNNNNNNNNNNNNNNNNNNNNNNNNNNNNNNNNNNNNNNNNNNNNNNNNNNNNNNNNNNNNNNNNNNNNNNNNNNNNNNNNNNNNNNNNNNNNNNNNNNNNNNNNNNNNNNNNNNNNNNNNNNNNNNNNNNNNNNNNNNNNNNNNNNNNNNNNNNNNNNNNNNNNNNNNNNNNNNNNNNNNNNNNNNNNNNNNNNNNNNNNNNNNNNNNNNNNNNNNNNNNNNNNNNNNNNNNNNNNNNNNNNNNNNNNNNNNNNNNNNNNNNNNNNNNNNNNNNNNNNNNNNNNNNNNNNNNNNNNNNNNNNNNNNNNNNNNNNNNNNNNNNNNNNNNNNNNNNNNNNNNNNNNNNNNNNNNNNNNNNNNNNNNNNNNNNNNNNNNNNNNNNNNNNNNNNNNNNNNNNNNNNNNNNNNNNNNNNNNNNNNNNNNNNNNNNNNNNNNNNNNNNNNNNNNNNNNNNNNNNNNNNNNNNNNNNNNNNNNNNNNNNNNNNNNNNNNNNNNNNNNNNNNNNNNNNNNNNNNNNNNNNNNNNNNNNNNNNNNNNNNNNNNNNNNNNNNNNNNNNNNNNNNNNNNNNNNNNNNNNNNNNNNNNNNNNNNNNNNNNNNNNNNNNNNNNNNNNNNNNNNNNNNNNNNNNNNNNNNNNNNNNNNNNNNNNNNNNNNNNNNNNNNNNNNNNNNNNNNNNNNNNNNNNNNNNNNNNNNNNNNNNNNNNNNNNNNNNNNNNNNNNNNNNNNNNNNNNNNNNNNNNNNNNNNNNNNNNNNNNNNNNNNNNNNNNNNNNNNNNNNNNNNNNNNNNNNNNNNNNNNNNNNNNNNNNNNNNNNNNNNNNNNNNNNNNNNNNNNNNNNNNNNNNNNNNNNNNNNNNNNNNNNNNNNNNNNNNNNNNNNNNNNNNNNNNNNNNNNNNNNNNNNNNNNNNNNNNNNNNNNNNNNNNNNNNNNNNNNNNNNNNNNNNNNNNNNNNNNNNNNNNNNNNNNNNNNNNNNNNNNNNNNNNNNNNNNNNNNNNNNNNNNNNNNNNNNNNNNNNNNNNNNNNNNNNNNNNNNNNNNNNNNNNNNNNNNNNNNNNNNNNNNNNNNNNNNNNNNNNNNNNNNNNNNNNNNNNNNNNNNNNNNNNNNNNNNNNNNNNNNNNNNNNNNNNNNNNNNNNNNNNNNNNNNNNNNNNNNNNNNNNNNNNNNNNNNNNNNNNNNNNNNNNNNNNNNNNNNNNNNNNNNNNNNNNNNNNNNNNNNNNNNNNNNNNNNNNNNNNNNNNNNNNNNNNNNNNNNNNNNNNNNNNNNNNNNNNNNNNNNNNNNNNNNNNNNNNNNNNNNNNNNNNNNNNNNNNNNNNNNNNNNNNNNNNNNNNNNNNNNNNNNNNNNNNNNNNNNNNNNNNNNNNNNNNNNNNNNNNNNNNNNNNNNNNNNNNNNNNNNNNNNNNNNNNNNNNNNNNNNNNNNNNNNNNNNNNNNNNNNNNNNNNNNNNNNNNNNNNNNNNNNNNNNNNNNNNNNNNNNNNNNNNNNNNNNNNNNNNNNNNNNNNNNNNNNNNNNNNNNNNNNNNNNNNNNNNNNNNNNNNNNNNNNNNNNNNNNNNNNNNNNNNNNNNNNNNNNNNNNNNNNNNNNNNNNNNNNNNNNNNNNNNNNNNNNNNNNNNNNNNNNNNNNNNNNNNNNNaccatccgtaacaagatctgacgccctcttctggagtgtctgaagacagctacagtgtacttacatataataaataaataaatctttaaaataaataaataaataaataaagtggacaGCTTCTCCTGCGTGAACGCCGCGTGGACCTTTCCCTTCTTTTACCTGTTGGTATTTCATTAGACACTTGTTGCTAACTAAGGCCAACCATAATGCTAGCATTTAATTATTTGTATCTCAGTGTGCATGTTGCTGTGTACATGCCGTGGCATGTATGGGAAGGTTGGGAGAGAACTCTGAGTGTCAGCTCTGGTCATCCACATTGTTATAAAGTAGTGCCTTGTGCTATGTCTGCAGACCAACttgcagtgattctcctgcctcccacttccAATCAGAATCTGCAGCTTTTCCTGTTGTTCCTAGGAATCTGAATTCTGGCTGTTGGACTGGTGAGacaagcacttcacccactgagacatctccccagaccctttctttcttatttatttatatgagtacactgaagctctcttcagacacaccagaagagagcatcggatcccattacagatggttgtgagccaccatgtggttgctgagaattgaactcaggacctctggcagagcagtcagtgctcttaaccgctaagccatctctccagtcctatttatttatttttgagacagggtgtcatatagctaggctggcctcaaactctctatatAGCTGAGGCCGACCTTGAATTTCTTATCCTACCACCCCTGCCTCTACAGGTAGAGGTATCCACCACTGTTTAGGTGGAGCTCAGGATTAAACCCTGGCCTGGCTTTCCTGTTTGCcaagcaagtactttaccaacgaGCTAGATTCCTATCCCTAGACAATAAATCTAAACTGTTTTGGGAGTCCTACTTTTTCTGATCCTTGTCACTTCTAAGAAGCTGTAGAAGTGTCCTGGCATTCTGTGAGAGACACAGTTTTCCAGACAGTTTAACAGGAATGAAGCATGGCTTGCAGTGTGCCCGTGACtggccactcccccccccccNNNNNNNNNNNNNNNNNNNNNNNNNNNNNNNNNNNNNNNNNNNNNNNNNNNNNNNNNNNNNNNNNNNNNNNNNNNNNNNNNNNNNNNNNNNNNNNNNNNNNNNNNNNNNNNNNNNNNNNNNNNNNNNNNNNNNNNNNNNNNNNNNNNNNNNNNNNNNNNNNNNNNNNNNNNNNNNNNNNNNNNNNNNNNNNNNNNNNNNNNNNNNNNNNNNNNNNNNNNNNNNNNNNNNNNNNNNNNNNNNNNNNNNNNNNNNNNNNNNNNNNNNNNNNNNNNNNNNNNNNNNNNNNNNNNNNNNNNNNNNNNNNNNNNNNNNNNNNNNNNNNNNNNNNNNNNNNNNNNNNNNNNNNNNNNNNNNNNNNNNNNNNNNNNNNNNNNNNNNNNNNNNNNNNNNNNNNNNNNNNNNNNNNNNNNNNNNNNNNNNNNNNNNNNNNNNNNNNNNNNNNNNNNNNNNNNNNNNNNNNNNNNNNNNNNNNNNNNNNNNNNNNNNNNNNNNNNNNNNNNNNNNNNNNNNNNNNNNNNNNNNNNNNNNNNNNNNNNNNNNNNNNNNNNNNNNNNNNNNNNNNNNNNNNNNNNNNNNNNNNNNNNNNNNNNNNNNNNNNNNNNNNNNNNNNNNNNNNNNNNNNNNNNNNNNNNNNNNNNNNNNNNNNNNNNNNNNNNNNNNNNNNNNNNNNNNNNNNNNNNNNNNNNNNNNNNNNNNNNNNNNNNNNNNNNNNNNNNNNNNNNNNNNNNNNNNNNNNNNNNNNNNNNNNNNNNNNNNNNNNNNNNNNNNNNNNNNNNNNNNNNNNNNNNNNNNNNNNNNNNNNNNNNNNNNNNNNNNNNNNNNNNNNNNNNNNNNNNNNNNNNNNNNNNNNNNNNNNNNNNNNNNNNNNNNNNNNNNNNNNNNNNNNNNNNNNNNNNNNNNNNNNNNNNNNNNNNNNNNNNNNNNNNNNNNNNNNNNNNNNNNNNNNNNNNNNNNNNNNNNNNNNNNNNNNNNNNNNNNNNNNNNNNNNNNNNNNgttcaaatcccagcaaccacatggtggctcacaaccatccgtaatgaaatctgatgccctcttctggagtgtctgaagacagctacagtgtacttacatgtaataaataaataaataaataaataaataaataaataaataaagaaagagagacagaggcaggaagatcgctgtgagttcaaggtcaggctggttCCAGCACAGTCTGAGTATTCAGGTATTCACCTGTGTATTCCAGGATGCCAGAGAAGTCTAGAAGGTGTCTTGACCTctaggagctggagttataggaggtATGCGCCACCCAGAGTTATGTGCTGGGAACTAAAACTGGATCTGAGTGGGCAGCATTTGTTTTCCTAGAGTTTCTCAGTTTCCTAGCTGTGCTGGAACCtgctgggtagaccaggctggccttgaactcaaatccacctgtttctctgcctcctcagtgctgggattaaagcatgtgctATCTTGCACAGCATAGCAGgcattcttaacttctgagtcagtTCTTCAGTCCTGAACTGTGTTTCAGTAACagctccaggggctggagagatggctcagtggttaagagccattGCAGAGGgtccagttcccaacacccatctCCTGTAGTTCACAGCTGTGTGTAGCTTCAGCTCTAGGGGGAATCTAACACTCTGGACTCTGAGGGCACCTGTATATCTGCGCTCTCGTGTGCATACCccaacaaacacatacatataattaaaaatcaagagaGGTTGCTTGGCAGCTAAGAGTACTTTAGGAGGATcatggttcagttctcagcactcacatggaactctagttctaagggatctgacccTCTTCTCACAtctgtaggcacacacatacacacaggcacacacacacaagccaacaacacacttatacacacagcATGAATAcgacaaaataaatcttttaaaactttctagGTCACCCTAGAACCACAAAGGGAATTTCAGGTCAATATGGGATATATGAAGCCatggttttaaaagaaacaagcaaagatGGTTACCAGAACACCTGCCAGATCCTTGATCCTTCAACACCACCGTTggtatttctctcttttttttttttaatatttatttatttattatatgtaagtacactgtagctgtcttcagacactccagaagagggcatcagatttccttatggatggttgtgagccatcatgtggttgctgggatttgaactcaggacctttgaaagagcagtcggtgctcttaaccactgagccatctcaccagccccggtatttctcttttaaaattatcctTATTTCaactcatgtgcatatgtgtgcattttgTGCAAATGGGTGCCATGTTTGTTGAGATTTTCCTGGAGGAGAGAAGTGGACAATGGCTCTCCTGGACATGGAattataagcagttgtgagcctcccatGTAGAtgccgggaactgaactcgggtcattTGCAAGAATAGCAAGCACTCTTTGGCACCTATAAAAACTGACATCTGGATACCAGAGTGGAGTCTGTGGGCCGGTGAGCAACATTTTGCGTTCTCACCACCAGGGGGCAGTAGGGCTCTGGTCTCCAGTCAGTCCAGAACAAGGAGACCAGAACGCGCTTTGAATTCCAACATTCCGGTGCGATCATTGGGTGACTTTTCCAAGCGTTCTTCACCCGCCAGCCTCCACCCCACCCAGACTAAGGAGGACCCAGAAGAAAACAGCTTGCATTAAAGcccaggaaaaggaaggaggagtttattttatgtttcactCATAGGTTTGCAGGTGGTGTTCTGTTTTCCAGGGAAGACCAGACAATTCTATGGAGAAAGGTGGTTAATTCCATCGTCAGTATCAAGGATGGGTTGGACTTAAAGTTGTCATTATAGAAAGCTGGCCCTTCCCTCTCTAGGCCTTCTGCTGATCTGGAGAGGAATCCTACCCTGGTTCTCCAAAGGGTACGTTACTTCTGCCGCAGGTCCCAACCTTCAAAGACCTCAGGGTCTGCGCTCCTacaaggaaaaggggaagagaaagaacaccCTCAGGGAGAAGTTTGACCTCTAGGCCTCCATCTCCTCTTTACTCTCTGGTCCGCGTCTAGGACTTTTGAGTTTGGGTCAGAGTGGCGCTCCAGGGAACCAGGAGGCaccttctccctccaccccagtgCCCAGGCGCAGCAGGGAAGGCTGGGAGAGCGACAAGCATCGGAAAGAGAGTCTCCCACCTTCTCCAGGCTGGTCTCCGAGGCCCGTCTCCGCGGTGGCCAGATCACCGACAACTTTCCATCTCCCCTGCTCGCTGTGGGGGAAGGGACGCTCAGCCGCGGCTGCCTCTCCTCTTGCCAGCTGGAGGATGGCCGCACCCCTTATATACATACAGGTGTGTACCCCTCCTCCCCATGGAGGCCTCCACCCAGTTCTGAGGAAAACTCTATGTAGAGAGGAACCCGAATACTACAAAGGACCCGAGAACGCCAGAAGTCAAGGTTCCAAGGTCTGATGGATGTGGGGATCCTCACTCCAGGTGTGAGAGTGAAGAACAGAAGGTGAACCCCCCCCCAGGAGAACAGTTAAGGGTCTGCAAGCCTACATATGAAGGACCACTGGAGGTGGACACAGCTGGAGCTCTAGGGCCCAGGGGGACCTCTTACGGGTGAGGCTCGGCGCTGGCTCCTCGACTTCGGCGGCGCCGTAGATGCTGCGCCGCTGCAACTGCAGCTCCCGCTCGCGCTCGCGCACTCGTCGCACCTCCTGCTCCAGCAGCGACGGGGCAACGAGCGATGGCAACTGCCCCAGTACTGGACAGCCGTCCTGAATGGCGGGGTGCAGCCGGCCTCCGGTCTCCGGCTGCCGCTGCAAGCCAGCGCCGTCCTCCGCCGCAGCCTCAAAGAAGCGCTTGAGTTCGTCCAGCGGCTGCGGCCGCCGCCGGGCGCTGGGCTCCGGAACCGCGGGGCTCGCCAGCGCCGCCTGCCTGTGAGCCTCGCGTTCGATGTCCCGTTGCATCTTCGCGCCCGCCCGAGCGCGCTCCACGGCGCGCGGCAGCGGAGTCCCGGAGCCGGGCCGGCTGAGCACCGGCCGCACGCGCAACTCGATGAGTTCCTCGCCCGCGCGACCGGGACTCAGACCCCGGCTCCGGCGCAGGCTTTCCTCGCGCTCGCAGCTGCGGCGGATTTCGCGCTGGATGGGCGTCTCCATCTGCAATTCCGCCCGCGCCGGTTTGGATGCCGCGGGCTTCCGTGGAAAACACACCTGGAGGCCTCTGAGCCGAGATGGGGGCACAACTGCCCCAGTACCTCCGTTATCCTAGTGCCAGGCGGCCCAGCTGTGGACCGCCCGGGCGCTCGGTGATCTGCTCAACTGGCACCTACGGGACCTGGCTCTTTGGCTCCAGAGTCTCCGAGTGCTCCTCTCCAGAGGTTTCCAGGACCTCAAAGCCTCCCCCAACAGCCCTCGGTGCCCTGGCTCTGCGGCACCCGGAACACGTAGCCTTAAGCTTCAGGCGACCCCAGGACTCCACTCTCGGACACCCGAGGACATGGATGTTCGGAGTTAAGCGCCCTTTGAAAATTTTAGTTCTCAGAGCCGGATTGAGATGCCCAAATAGTTAGGACACCGTGCCCTGCGCAGTACCTGTGGTTGCAGCCGCCGCCCGAGGTTCTAAGGCGTCATCGCCAGCACTCTTCTTTGACCCGCCTCTGGCCTCCAGGAACGTCCCctgggggcagggctgggcaCCGCCCCCGTCACCTGCCAGCTGGATTCGAGTGGCCCTGGACCCGCCCTATGGGCCAGGGCGCCTCCACTGCACTCCGGATTCCCGCCACCTGAGCACACGGGttgactgaagagatggtttctTCGGAAACGGCTTCCCTGAACTCTCTACCCAGGGAGTATGTGTCGCCCTTTCCCTCTGGTACCACTCTGGCATTTTAGggtcttgggttttttgtttgtttgttttttggttttttgttttttcatcacTTTCCGGAGACCTGACCTCTAGCGGAGAGCCGCGCTGATCGCTGAACCACGGCCTCCTTACAGAGTGTTTCCCCGGTCGTCTTTCGCTGACCTCACTAGTCTAGGTCAGCAAGTGCCAGCCCGCGGCCAGCGACaccgccccccccgcccccccccgtgATCTCCGGGCCTTCTCTGCACACAGATCGCTGAGGCAACACAGCTCGAGTCCAGCCCGAGGGGGCGCCCCGAACCGCAGCACTGGATGCTGCTGCTACCCGGGGCTGCTCAGCTCTGTCTGGTTTGCAGAGGCGCTGCCGCCACTCAAAACCCTGGGGcagatcccccacccccaccttccagAAAAGCCCGCAAGGCGTTGGCAGCCAAGTGTCCAGCTAGAATGAGCGGCGTTTGAGGGCACAGACACTACAGGACTTCCGGACCTCAGCCGAGCAGTTGTGGCTGGAAGGCGGTCAGCTTGAACCAGGTTGCCGAGGAGGCCCAAGATGGGGCAGAGGAGCCACCTGGTTAGCGGGAGGCAGCAGCGACCTTTGTCTGGTGCCCGATCTGTCTTCCCGGACAGGGTTGATGACCCAGAGTGAGGGCTAACCACTCGTAGAGACATTTTCCACTCGCCCTTGTGGAAGCCGGCTTTCACAAAAACCAGCCCACCCCATGTTGTTCTATAGTAATCTAGAAGAAAGACAATTgcctaaagaaaatgaaaagattaaatgggattaaaggagtggcgGCAcactgctttaatcccagcactcaggaggcagaggcagagatgtcCCCATAATAGGCCGGTCCCTATTCtccataatgagttccaggacacctgcATTTCCAGGTCTTGCTTCACCAAACAAATACATGGAAATAGAGGGCTACACAATCCCAACTACTTGGTCACCCTTTTCAGTCTGTCCTTCTCTTACAGAGCCTCAAACGGTGCCCCTTCTTGGGTtgaaaagatggctcatcagttaagagcacgggctgctctcCCACATGACCAGGATGGTTcacactatctgtaactccaacctCATGGGACCTGACCTCCTCCCAAACCCAGGCACTGTCCcaacatggtgcacagatacatgTGTAGGCACACagctgatacacataaaataaaaacaatagtaatATTACTTAAACAATAGTAGGCCTGGGATGATGGCTTGGTTTGTAAAGTGCCCATGTACAGGACTggggacaggcaggaggatccatGGAGCCCCCTGGCACCTGGTCTGGCCTCGTagatgagctccaggctcagcaaagtctcaaaaactaaggtggaagccaggcagtggtgacttttaatcccagcacttgggagggaaaggcaggtggatctctgagtttgaggccagcctggtctatagagtgaattccaggacagccagggatacatagagaaaccccataaaaccaaaaaataaacaaaagacctGAGGTGGAAAGTGATAAAGGAAGACTCTTGACATTGACCTTTGTCTTTACCTAGTTAgggacatacacatatacacacatacacatatacacatatacacatatacacatatacatacactcatacacatacatacacactcatatacatatgtacacactcatgcacatacatacacacttacacatacactcatacacatacatacacacatacatgcacacttatacatacac encodes the following:
- the Misp3 gene encoding uncharacterized protein MISP3, with the protein product METPIQREIRRSCEREESLRRSRGLSPGRAGEELIELRVRPVLSRPGSGTPLPRAVERARAGAKMQRDIEREAHRQAALASPAVPEPSARRRPQPLDELKRFFEAAAEDGAGLQRQPETGGRLHPAIQDGCPVLGQLPSLVAPSLLEQEVRRVRERERELQLQRRSIYGAAEVEEPAPSLTPSRGDGKLSVIWPPRRRASETSLEKERRP